The Astyanax mexicanus isolate ESR-SI-001 chromosome 12, AstMex3_surface, whole genome shotgun sequence genome window below encodes:
- the LOC103026307 gene encoding transmembrane protein 233 encodes MFTPTPLKAIKSYPISGSLVFLSLLTLYTSLSLLWYSLSFSTLLPFLIFPYYLLLLDSIFFSFYLVGLLVSVLFVACGSPAFFTMSPGIPRSEEKTKRSIDGSLDHSLGRGVEADGPPPLKNYIILTIFTCFCPAWPINIVALAFSMMSQSSYDNEDYDGSQRLGRKALHMGIASLIIGLLIITVFSIVHFTTNPN; translated from the exons ATGTTCACCCCTACACCCCTGAAAGCAATTAAGTCATATCCCATCTCTGGCTCACTCGTCTTCTTATCCCTGCTAACTCTTTacacttctctttctctcctctggtATTCCCTCAGCTTTTCCACTCTTCTCCCATTCCTTATTTTTCCTTATTATCTTCTTCTTCTGGACtctatattcttttctttttatctgGTTGGTCTTTTGGTCAGTGTTCTTTTTGTTGCATGTGGGTCTCCTGCGTTCTTCACCATGAGTCCTGGGATTCCACGGTCAGAAGAAAAGACAAAGAGGTCGATTGATGGCAGTCTGGATCACAGTTTGGGACGGGGTGTTGAGGCGGATGGTCCACCCCCGCTCAAGAATTACATCATTTTGACTattttcacctgcttctgtccAGCATGGCCCATCAATATTGTGGCTTTGGCCTTCTCTATGATG TCTCAGAGCAGTTACGATAACGAGGATTACGACGGTTCTCAACGACTGGGGAGGAAGGCCCTGCACATGGGCATTGCATCTTTAATCATTGGCCTACTCATCATCACGGTCTTCAGCATCGTACACTTCACCACG AATCCAAACTGA